Proteins encoded within one genomic window of Ferroacidibacillus organovorans:
- a CDS encoding sensor histidine kinase, whose translation MDKPTLPVYDQMDHGIRILEEERRRIARDLHDGPAQVLTNISMKLDVIEQMIDSHPEMAKVQIHQLHKRVGAIVNEMRHLIYDLRPIAIDEIGLFEAVKEFCKHSEKNWGIPIHIAIEENLLSNGIAPAKQVAIYRLIKEILNNAKKHAHAKTIEVFFSKKAIDLLVVIKDDGVGFDASYTPPGHYGIIGMKERAAYLGGSLGIDSHEGHGSTFVIQVPVYQE comes from the coding sequence ATGGATAAACCAACGCTTCCCGTTTATGATCAGATGGACCACGGGATACGAATTCTTGAAGAAGAGCGCCGCAGAATTGCACGAGATTTACACGACGGACCTGCACAAGTTCTTACAAATATCAGTATGAAGCTTGATGTGATTGAACAAATGATCGATAGTCACCCAGAAATGGCCAAAGTCCAGATTCATCAGTTACATAAACGAGTGGGCGCCATTGTGAATGAAATGCGCCATCTCATCTATGATCTGCGCCCGATTGCCATCGATGAAATAGGGTTGTTTGAGGCAGTAAAAGAGTTTTGTAAACATTCGGAGAAAAATTGGGGTATACCCATTCACATTGCGATAGAGGAAAATTTGTTGTCAAATGGGATTGCGCCTGCAAAACAGGTCGCCATTTATCGTCTCATCAAGGAGATCCTTAATAATGCGAAAAAACATGCACATGCGAAAACAATAGAAGTTTTTTTCTCTAAAAAAGCGATTGATCTGTTGGTTGTGATCAAAGATGATGGAGTCGGATTTGATGCGAGCTATACACCTCCTGGCCATTACGGGATTATAGGAATGAAAGAGCGGGCCGCTTATTTAGGTGGGTCATTGGGGATTGATTCCCATGAGGGACACGGGAGCACATTTGTCATTCAAGTACCTGTGTATCAGGAGTGA
- a CDS encoding CorA family divalent cation transporter, whose product MIQTLLISSDQSSRIVHHTASPNADEWGWLLASACTSDEWTALCATYPLQHEEIKKLTTSCETGIRFTVSNDHISFIVTYPHPPVEQSAKPQFFQLLVVLHEKWILVIGEQPMPKVESLFHEMQLQTYDHKHLTSHALSHLYQHVISAYAALVEPIVAHAEDVTDHLNHRGELFGQIRILRHQARCVLLPLRAQARISQLLNGADLPFLSGLHKIYFLDAADQMHGLADQLAAVRDNLLESVEGYTSIQSNHMNKVMKTLTIVSTIFLPATLIASIYGMNFHIPEYGWKYGYAYSLTLMSAIALISLMIMRKKGWF is encoded by the coding sequence GTGATCCAAACACTCTTGATCTCATCCGATCAATCAAGCCGCATCGTTCATCACACAGCATCGCCGAATGCTGACGAGTGGGGGTGGCTACTCGCATCGGCGTGCACAAGCGACGAGTGGACTGCGCTTTGCGCTACGTATCCATTGCAACATGAAGAGATCAAAAAACTGACAACGTCCTGCGAAACAGGGATTCGTTTTACGGTGAGCAATGATCATATCTCCTTTATTGTGACCTACCCCCATCCGCCGGTTGAACAGTCTGCAAAACCGCAGTTTTTCCAACTGCTTGTTGTTCTTCACGAGAAGTGGATACTCGTCATTGGCGAACAACCCATGCCAAAGGTTGAGTCTTTGTTTCATGAGATGCAACTCCAAACCTACGATCACAAGCATTTGACATCCCACGCGCTCTCCCATCTTTACCAGCATGTCATAAGTGCCTACGCTGCACTCGTCGAACCGATCGTAGCGCATGCAGAAGATGTGACAGACCATCTCAATCATCGCGGAGAGCTCTTTGGACAGATTCGCATTTTGCGCCATCAGGCACGATGTGTCCTTTTGCCGCTTCGCGCACAGGCGCGGATCTCGCAGCTTCTGAATGGCGCAGATCTCCCTTTTTTAAGTGGATTGCACAAAATCTACTTTCTCGACGCGGCAGACCAAATGCATGGCTTGGCGGACCAACTGGCGGCTGTCCGTGACAATCTCCTCGAATCCGTCGAAGGGTACACCTCCATCCAATCAAACCACATGAACAAAGTCATGAAGACCCTCACCATCGTGTCGACCATTTTTTTGCCAGCGACACTTATCGCAAGCATTTACGGAATGAATTTTCACATCCCGGAGTACGGGTGGAAGTACGGCTACGCCTACTCATTGACACTCATGAGCGCCATCGCGCTCATCTCCCTGATGATCATGCGCAAAAAAGGATGGTTTTAG
- a CDS encoding (2Fe-2S)-binding protein, translating into MNVRCGLRPGVFELHVNGQFREVALRSSDTLLHALRDLGLTGAKPGCENGDCGACTVLLDGVPVHACLTLGVEAVEHSVTTAEGLVDSPIRQAFIDNWAIQCGYCTPGFVVVCHALVTQCKEPADEQIKEWLQPNLCRCTGYQEIKDAVYAVLRHSAQAMQGGDQKSAQ; encoded by the coding sequence GTGAACGTGCGATGTGGATTGCGTCCAGGTGTATTTGAGCTTCATGTCAATGGCCAATTCCGCGAGGTCGCATTGCGGTCGTCAGACACATTGCTGCACGCGCTTCGGGATCTCGGGCTGACAGGCGCCAAGCCGGGGTGTGAAAACGGTGATTGCGGCGCCTGCACCGTTTTGCTCGACGGAGTGCCGGTGCATGCGTGTCTGACACTTGGCGTGGAGGCGGTGGAACACTCCGTAACGACAGCGGAAGGGCTTGTCGATTCCCCGATCCGCCAGGCATTCATTGACAACTGGGCGATTCAATGCGGGTACTGCACACCAGGGTTTGTCGTTGTGTGCCATGCGCTCGTCACACAGTGCAAGGAACCTGCAGATGAACAGATCAAAGAGTGGTTACAGCCTAATCTCTGTCGCTGTACAGGATATCAGGAAATCAAAGATGCCGTATATGCAGTGCTTCGACATTCGGCGCAGGCGATGCAAGGCGGAGATCAAAAGTCGGCTCAGTGA
- a CDS encoding FAD binding domain-containing protein yields the protein MIAFDFVYSRPTTASEAVALHEHAAAQGQHALYYGGGTEIITFSRMGKIAADAIIDIKDVPECHVLGVDGEEIIIGAAVTLNQLADSDIFPLCGETARAIADRTARNKITVGGNVGSRQLMYREMALPFLLCDSRVKLFGPQGARLLPFTDVFHHALNLEPCEFITQFLVPRSFVANAFAHLKKTKQSSVNYPLVTVLALEDTDSIRMAFSGVCAFPFRDEQLEDLVSNRTQPLRERVTQVIEQFPHAVLHDLEGSADYRKFVLQLALEEILERMGWA from the coding sequence GTGATCGCGTTTGACTTTGTCTATTCTCGTCCCACTACTGCGTCGGAGGCCGTCGCGCTGCATGAACATGCAGCGGCACAAGGGCAGCACGCGCTTTACTATGGCGGGGGCACGGAAATCATCACCTTTTCACGCATGGGAAAAATAGCTGCAGATGCGATCATCGATATCAAGGATGTTCCGGAGTGTCACGTTCTTGGAGTGGATGGTGAAGAGATTATCATCGGTGCTGCCGTCACGCTCAACCAGTTGGCAGATTCGGACATTTTTCCACTGTGTGGGGAAACGGCGCGCGCGATTGCGGATCGCACGGCGCGCAACAAGATAACGGTGGGGGGAAACGTGGGGAGCAGGCAACTGATGTATCGCGAAATGGCGCTGCCTTTTCTTCTGTGTGACAGCAGAGTCAAGCTTTTTGGGCCGCAGGGAGCGCGTTTGTTGCCTTTTACAGATGTTTTTCATCATGCGCTGAACCTTGAACCTTGCGAATTTATCACACAATTTCTCGTTCCGCGGTCATTTGTAGCAAACGCTTTTGCACATTTAAAAAAGACGAAACAGTCAAGCGTAAATTATCCGCTTGTCACTGTTTTGGCACTTGAGGACACAGACAGCATCAGGATGGCGTTCAGTGGGGTTTGCGCGTTTCCTTTTCGGGATGAGCAGTTGGAAGATCTCGTGAGCAATCGCACTCAGCCGCTGCGTGAGCGGGTGACGCAGGTAATCGAGCAGTTTCCCCATGCGGTGCTTCATGATCTGGAGGGTTCTGCAGATTACCGCAAGTTTGTGCTCCAATTGGCGCTGGAAGAGATTCTTGAGCGAATGGGGTGGGCTTAG
- a CDS encoding xanthine dehydrogenase family protein molybdopterin-binding subunit, whose product MAGSSNTSLIGQPVPRVDVWDKASAEYKYTNDVAPKGMLHAKLVTSTYAHAVLKSVDTTEAWKVPGVRAIVTGDVFPYHIGPILADRPPLAVGKVRYFGEPIAIVVADKEHQAKQASERVRVSYDSLPVVNSPYDAFQKLKGTIHEQSGQYTKIVESVHPVPGTHIANHIKIRKGDVENAWNTCTCVVEQTYSFNVSDHAALEPRCARVQILQNGQVIVHSTTQSPFSIKKVFNQFFNIDVGKVIVHAAMLGGAFGGKGTIQLEPLAYLASQAVRGRLVSLAYEREEDICTAPGRVGLQATVKLGTDGNGRLRAAKITFYFDGGAYSDQAAGITRAAAIDCTGPYDIANVWCDSYCLYTNHPYGTSFRGYGHPELTFAMDRTMDVLARKLGMDPLELRAKNLLKPGDSTPTQVVLTKSNIGDVKACLARAQELLQWDQGQRVEMPDGTIRAKGVACFWKTSTTPPNGQAGAILTFDADGSVNLNVATVEFGQGTKTALTQILAEKLRMDLHKIRVTIEVDTAYNPHEWRTVASTGTFLAGRAVIQAADDAIRQLKRTAAIVLQCAEEDLDYGDGKVFVKDNPSFYVEYGEIALGYKYPSGHAVMGQVIGRGKYIQKHLTGMDEKTGFGKPGPWWSVGVQGVEVAWNPRDGQYRILKAVTVLDGGTIINVGTATQQMRGGMFMGLSYASCETLQFDAMGRVQNPQLRTYKVLRFGEQPDEYMVDFVQTPCIDGPFGARGIGEYGVIGMPAALANSLSVAVGVDLNHLPLTPEAIWRARRGRE is encoded by the coding sequence ATGGCTGGTTCATCGAACACGAGCTTGATTGGGCAACCGGTGCCAAGGGTCGACGTTTGGGACAAGGCGTCGGCTGAGTACAAATACACCAATGATGTCGCTCCAAAAGGGATGCTTCACGCGAAATTGGTGACAAGCACCTATGCACATGCCGTTTTGAAAAGCGTCGATACAACAGAAGCTTGGAAGGTGCCGGGCGTTCGCGCGATTGTCACGGGCGATGTCTTTCCGTATCATATCGGGCCTATTCTTGCGGATCGTCCGCCTCTGGCCGTCGGCAAGGTGAGGTATTTTGGGGAACCTATTGCCATTGTCGTTGCAGACAAAGAGCATCAGGCCAAACAGGCCAGCGAACGAGTACGTGTTTCGTATGATTCACTCCCCGTTGTGAATTCACCTTATGACGCGTTTCAAAAGCTAAAAGGTACGATTCATGAGCAGTCAGGTCAATACACAAAAATCGTCGAAAGTGTCCATCCCGTTCCAGGAACGCACATTGCAAATCACATCAAGATTCGCAAAGGGGATGTAGAGAATGCTTGGAATACGTGCACGTGTGTGGTTGAACAGACCTATTCTTTCAATGTATCAGATCACGCGGCGCTCGAACCGCGCTGTGCGCGCGTGCAGATATTGCAAAACGGCCAAGTCATTGTGCACTCTACCACGCAGTCGCCGTTTAGCATCAAAAAAGTGTTCAATCAGTTTTTTAACATCGACGTTGGGAAGGTCATCGTGCACGCGGCTATGTTAGGTGGGGCATTTGGCGGCAAAGGCACGATTCAACTCGAACCGCTTGCCTATCTCGCGTCACAGGCGGTGCGCGGCAGGTTGGTCAGTCTCGCGTACGAACGGGAAGAGGATATCTGCACGGCACCTGGCCGCGTGGGATTGCAGGCGACCGTGAAACTCGGCACGGATGGAAATGGGCGACTTCGCGCGGCAAAGATCACCTTTTATTTTGACGGCGGGGCGTATTCCGACCAAGCGGCTGGAATCACGCGCGCGGCGGCGATTGACTGCACGGGTCCCTACGATATCGCAAACGTTTGGTGCGATTCGTACTGCCTCTATACCAATCATCCGTATGGCACGTCGTTTCGCGGCTACGGCCATCCTGAATTGACGTTTGCAATGGATCGCACGATGGACGTGCTTGCGCGAAAACTGGGTATGGATCCTCTCGAATTGCGCGCAAAGAATCTGCTCAAACCGGGGGACAGCACGCCAACGCAGGTCGTATTGACAAAGAGTAACATCGGTGATGTGAAAGCGTGTCTTGCGCGCGCGCAGGAGCTTTTGCAGTGGGATCAAGGACAACGTGTTGAAATGCCGGACGGAACGATCCGCGCGAAGGGGGTGGCGTGTTTTTGGAAAACCTCGACGACGCCACCCAATGGACAGGCTGGCGCGATTCTGACGTTTGACGCAGACGGCAGTGTCAATCTAAACGTCGCGACCGTTGAATTTGGGCAAGGGACAAAGACGGCGCTCACGCAGATTCTCGCAGAAAAACTGCGGATGGATCTCCATAAGATTCGCGTCACGATTGAAGTGGACACCGCGTACAACCCTCACGAGTGGCGCACTGTGGCGAGCACAGGCACATTCCTTGCGGGGCGCGCGGTGATTCAGGCGGCAGACGATGCGATCCGTCAACTCAAAAGAACGGCCGCGATCGTCCTTCAATGTGCGGAGGAGGATTTGGATTATGGCGATGGAAAGGTGTTTGTAAAGGATAATCCCTCCTTCTATGTTGAGTATGGGGAGATTGCGCTTGGTTATAAATACCCGAGTGGCCACGCCGTGATGGGGCAGGTGATTGGACGCGGCAAATACATTCAAAAACACCTCACGGGGATGGATGAGAAAACTGGATTTGGAAAGCCTGGTCCCTGGTGGTCCGTGGGGGTACAAGGTGTTGAAGTGGCGTGGAATCCGCGCGATGGTCAGTATCGCATTTTAAAAGCCGTGACCGTGCTCGACGGGGGTACGATCATTAATGTGGGGACGGCGACACAGCAAATGCGCGGCGGGATGTTTATGGGACTCAGTTACGCCAGTTGTGAGACATTGCAGTTTGACGCGATGGGACGAGTGCAAAACCCGCAATTGCGCACGTACAAGGTGTTGCGATTTGGTGAGCAGCCGGACGAGTACATGGTCGATTTTGTTCAAACGCCATGCATCGATGGTCCATTTGGCGCGCGTGGCATTGGCGAATACGGTGTCATCGGGATGCCTGCGGCGCTTGCCAACAGTCTTTCTGTGGCGGTTGGCGTGGATCTGAACCATCTGCCTTTAACACCGGAGGCTATTTGGAGAGCGAGGAGAGGGCGAGAGTGA
- a CDS encoding FUSC family protein: MIWKPSLGCALAWAIARFAGSNHPYLAPLTVVLCLQATPDRSVQSSWQRMIGTVIGVAIATVIVNGVGVSAWTVGMIVFISILIGKQLKLDDMIIHQVGVSAILVLVFENHSVSYALDRIVDTAIGIVVAIILDLFIFPPRKSSLNKTRHRHF, encoded by the coding sequence ATGATTTGGAAACCCTCACTTGGCTGTGCACTGGCGTGGGCCATCGCACGCTTTGCTGGATCGAACCATCCGTATCTCGCTCCGCTCACGGTTGTACTGTGTTTACAGGCGACACCCGATCGGTCAGTACAATCCTCCTGGCAGCGCATGATCGGCACAGTCATCGGTGTAGCCATTGCCACCGTAATCGTGAATGGGGTTGGCGTCTCTGCGTGGACCGTCGGAATGATTGTCTTTATCTCCATTCTCATCGGAAAACAGTTAAAATTAGACGATATGATCATTCATCAGGTTGGCGTCAGCGCCATTCTTGTCCTCGTCTTCGAAAATCACAGCGTCTCCTATGCGCTTGACAGGATTGTCGATACAGCCATCGGTATCGTCGTGGCCATCATCCTTGATCTCTTCATTTTTCCACCGCGCAAAAGCAGCTTGAATAAGACACGTCATCGCCATTTTTGA
- a CDS encoding AGE family epimerase/isomerase produces the protein MQFESIVNFYKEHLENVILPFWAKNAMDLERGGIYTCFGLDGTVLINRDKYTWSQGRFLWLAARLVRLARAGDLFINEDLYMKAAKKTASFLLEHVFLENGHCAFVLSEDGTPKYVGEQKVLDASIYGDCFVCLGLIEYADLLGDKELLHYSWDLYQGILMRVKTDDIVTEPYIVPKELTVHGIPMILLNLSFEFYKAFKKNGDSRVGTAMKHSLHHIDAIWNQCDGQVCILREHVVKDVLCKDAWNGTLLYEHIAPGHTAESMWMIMEVAHELSDHNMINRCVLILKHTFYLAWDDQYGGLFRFVGLNGGAPTGRKSGSLYEEQILDTWDMKLWWVHTEFLYAAWLGWTLTRDQECKDIAGKLHQYTFSVFPNPNHTVGEWLQKRNRQGLPLDKVVALPVKDPYHIMRNLILLISLTEENV, from the coding sequence ATGCAATTTGAATCAATTGTAAATTTTTATAAGGAACATCTTGAAAATGTTATTCTGCCATTTTGGGCGAAGAACGCCATGGATTTAGAAAGAGGAGGCATTTACACATGTTTTGGCTTGGATGGAACTGTTCTGATCAATCGGGATAAATACACATGGTCGCAGGGACGTTTTCTATGGTTGGCAGCTCGTCTAGTCCGCCTTGCCAGAGCTGGAGATCTTTTCATAAATGAGGATTTATATATGAAAGCGGCAAAAAAGACAGCGTCTTTTTTGCTTGAACACGTATTTTTAGAGAATGGACATTGCGCGTTTGTCCTTTCGGAGGATGGAACACCTAAATATGTAGGGGAACAAAAAGTTTTGGATGCAAGTATCTACGGGGATTGTTTTGTGTGTCTCGGGCTTATTGAGTATGCGGATTTGCTGGGTGACAAAGAGTTATTACATTATTCGTGGGATCTTTATCAGGGTATTTTGATGAGGGTCAAAACGGACGATATTGTGACAGAACCGTATATTGTCCCAAAAGAATTGACGGTCCATGGCATCCCCATGATTCTGCTAAACCTTAGTTTTGAGTTTTACAAAGCGTTTAAGAAAAATGGTGACTCGCGTGTGGGAACAGCGATGAAACATTCCCTACACCATATCGACGCCATCTGGAATCAATGCGATGGTCAAGTGTGTATTCTCCGAGAACATGTAGTCAAAGACGTTTTATGCAAGGATGCGTGGAATGGTACACTTCTCTATGAACATATCGCGCCTGGTCATACGGCTGAGAGCATGTGGATGATCATGGAGGTAGCGCACGAATTATCGGATCATAACATGATTAATCGCTGTGTGCTCATTTTAAAGCACACGTTTTATCTTGCATGGGATGACCAGTATGGAGGACTATTTCGCTTTGTAGGGCTAAATGGTGGAGCGCCAACTGGAAGAAAATCAGGTTCATTGTATGAAGAGCAAATCCTTGATACGTGGGATATGAAATTATGGTGGGTGCACACAGAATTCCTTTATGCCGCTTGGTTGGGTTGGACATTGACTCGTGATCAGGAATGTAAGGATATAGCAGGAAAACTCCATCAGTACACGTTTTCTGTGTTTCCCAATCCGAACCACACTGTAGGGGAGTGGCTGCAAAAAAGGAATCGCCAAGGACTGCCGCTGGATAAGGTTGTCGCTCTACCCGTTAAAGATCCGTACCATATTATGCGAAATCTCATATTACTTATCAGTTTGACAGAAGAGAATGTTTAA
- a CDS encoding sulfatase family protein, with protein MKVIYIDIDSLRPDHLHCYGYKRPTSPNIDRLAMQSMRFTQCYTSDSPCMPSRAALISGTFGIRTGIVTHGITGLAMPLHTRTIPAVLREHGVRTAAFSTFGRHPSPWFYMEWEEFHDPRGWRFQQTPAWKMNEQVLPWIEANAQDDFFLYVQYWDPHAIYDAPQALVNAMSEHDLPSFPDEEAIARHQNDRFWHSASMMGIHSYGEYAAMVNEYDAEIRYADFHVGQILNLLERKGILDETMIIIAADHGEGLGEHGVYVEHWSIVDTVNHIPLIVKFPRGVGAGRTCQALVYQFDIAATICEAFQIAKPIEWDSESLWPYTDEKNVMGRSHLVIGHGLYTAQRGVVTDRWKFIRTLHSGEWNYPDQQLFNRESDVYEQTNVFAKHQDIVKSLNGYLVDWEYQNRVTLGYDPLVATAHQGPPGLHLYGKETMEDFYVRGIPQRVTYSERKPDIPVLE; from the coding sequence GTGAAGGTCATTTATATTGATATCGACAGCCTCAGACCAGACCATTTACATTGCTATGGGTATAAGCGGCCTACATCTCCGAATATCGATCGATTAGCTATGCAAAGTATGCGATTTACACAGTGCTATACGTCAGACAGCCCGTGTATGCCTTCGCGTGCCGCATTGATCAGTGGAACATTTGGTATCAGGACTGGAATTGTTACACACGGTATAACTGGATTAGCGATGCCTTTGCACACCCGTACAATACCGGCCGTGCTCAGAGAGCATGGTGTGCGAACGGCTGCCTTTTCCACCTTTGGCCGACATCCATCACCATGGTTTTATATGGAGTGGGAAGAATTTCACGATCCTAGAGGCTGGCGTTTTCAACAGACACCGGCGTGGAAAATGAATGAGCAAGTATTGCCGTGGATTGAGGCAAATGCGCAAGACGATTTCTTTTTGTATGTACAATACTGGGATCCTCACGCAATCTATGATGCTCCACAAGCGTTGGTAAACGCCATGAGTGAGCATGATCTTCCATCTTTTCCTGATGAAGAGGCGATTGCACGTCATCAAAACGATCGGTTTTGGCATTCCGCCAGTATGATGGGCATTCATTCTTACGGCGAGTATGCAGCGATGGTCAATGAATATGATGCAGAGATTCGCTATGCAGATTTTCACGTAGGCCAGATTCTAAATTTGCTTGAACGCAAAGGAATCCTTGATGAAACAATGATCATTATCGCAGCTGACCATGGTGAGGGATTGGGAGAGCACGGTGTTTACGTGGAACACTGGAGTATTGTGGATACGGTGAATCATATTCCCCTTATCGTTAAGTTCCCGCGAGGTGTTGGGGCAGGGCGCACATGTCAGGCATTGGTATATCAATTTGACATTGCTGCAACAATCTGTGAAGCATTTCAAATTGCTAAACCGATTGAGTGGGACAGTGAATCGCTGTGGCCTTATACAGATGAAAAAAACGTGATGGGACGTTCGCATCTTGTGATTGGACACGGTTTGTATACTGCGCAACGCGGCGTCGTCACAGACCGCTGGAAGTTCATTAGAACGCTGCACAGTGGTGAATGGAATTATCCGGATCAGCAACTTTTTAATCGAGAGAGCGATGTTTATGAACAAACCAATGTCTTTGCGAAGCATCAAGATATCGTAAAAAGCCTTAATGGGTATCTGGTCGATTGGGAATATCAAAATCGTGTGACGCTTGGATACGATCCATTGGTAGCCACGGCACATCAAGGGCCCCCAGGGCTCCATTTATATGGCAAAGAGACGATGGAGGATTTTTATGTAAGGGGTATTCCGCAGCGTGTTACGTATTCAGAAAGAAAACCTGATATCCCCGTACTGGAGTAA
- a CDS encoding ABC transporter substrate-binding protein produces the protein MNLYGKSKKMILSAGALSLLALGTGMPNAMAARRTVPMSITVAYMANMGGASTLAVAEHMGYFKKAGLNVHLDLFQTGPAELDAMASGTVNIAYIGSGAAFLPMKGMAKIFFIDSIGLGDGIVVSKSSGVHTLRQLKGKSVLLPMGTTAEIILYEALKKAGLNLNDVHMVNTSPSSEAPAFLSGRAPIMAGWDPNLQVVLNRSPGSKLLASDRMFYPKVSLPGIWTASNAFAKNNVSALTKFTWAMLQAVNYKAGHMAQAVSWTSQMTGVPAPLLSQSVKDSIFPSESNLLKYYTSGDVSKWFNTLGSTFVAMKALQKVPAYNSYAFPDLVLRASKLKL, from the coding sequence GTGAATTTGTATGGAAAATCAAAAAAAATGATTCTGTCTGCAGGTGCTTTGTCGCTTTTGGCGTTGGGCACTGGCATGCCAAATGCAATGGCTGCACGTCGCACCGTACCCATGTCCATCACCGTTGCGTACATGGCGAATATGGGCGGAGCCAGTACACTAGCTGTTGCCGAGCATATGGGGTACTTTAAGAAAGCTGGATTAAACGTGCATTTGGATCTATTCCAAACCGGTCCAGCTGAGCTGGATGCTATGGCGTCGGGTACTGTAAATATTGCTTACATTGGTTCTGGCGCCGCCTTTTTGCCAATGAAGGGGATGGCTAAAATTTTCTTTATTGATAGCATTGGCCTCGGGGATGGAATCGTCGTCTCAAAATCCTCTGGGGTGCACACGTTACGCCAATTAAAGGGTAAAAGTGTCTTGTTGCCCATGGGAACAACGGCCGAGATCATTTTATATGAGGCGTTGAAAAAAGCTGGGTTAAACCTGAATGACGTGCACATGGTGAATACGAGTCCATCCTCTGAAGCGCCGGCCTTCCTATCTGGAAGAGCACCGATTATGGCAGGATGGGATCCGAATCTTCAGGTGGTGTTAAATCGATCGCCGGGCTCGAAGTTGCTCGCGAGTGACCGCATGTTCTATCCCAAAGTTTCCCTTCCTGGGATCTGGACAGCGTCAAATGCTTTTGCGAAAAACAATGTTTCGGCACTCACAAAATTTACATGGGCCATGTTGCAGGCTGTGAATTATAAAGCTGGGCATATGGCGCAAGCGGTTTCATGGACTTCGCAAATGACAGGCGTTCCTGCTCCCTTACTTTCTCAATCCGTGAAAGATTCCATTTTTCCATCAGAGTCGAATTTGCTCAAGTACTATACATCAGGGGATGTCTCGAAGTGGTTTAACACGCTTGGTTCTACTTTTGTTGCGATGAAAGCTCTGCAGAAAGTGCCAGCATATAATTCTTATGCATTTCCAGATCTCGTTTTACGGGCAAGCAAGCTCAAACTGTAG
- a CDS encoding ABC transporter ATP-binding protein, whose translation MAGENSVMSAQDDKIHVDRVEKRYQVGDRQILALRETSLQVKEGEFICLVGPTGCGKTTLLNMIAGLESVTSGKIVVSGKEVHKPGRDRGVVFQQYALFPWLTVRKNVEFALSMRGIKGIERSEMASEFLSLVNLKAFENALPKQLSGGMKQRVALARAYAAQPDVLLMDEPFGALDADTKSQLQEDLLSSWRQLRTTVIFITHDVEEAVFLAQRVIVMAANPGRVTAEVKVDLPILRDHSVRFSSELLHYKNDIWNRLHSQRVEDGLI comes from the coding sequence ATGGCAGGAGAAAATTCTGTGATGTCAGCGCAAGACGATAAAATTCATGTCGATCGAGTTGAGAAACGTTATCAGGTGGGAGACAGGCAGATTTTAGCGCTTCGTGAAACCAGTCTTCAGGTCAAGGAGGGAGAATTTATATGCTTAGTAGGTCCAACAGGGTGTGGAAAGACGACCCTCCTCAACATGATCGCTGGTCTTGAGTCTGTTACGTCTGGAAAGATCGTCGTGAGTGGAAAAGAGGTGCACAAACCGGGAAGAGATCGTGGCGTCGTGTTCCAACAATACGCCCTCTTTCCCTGGCTGACCGTACGGAAGAATGTGGAGTTTGCCCTGTCGATGCGAGGGATCAAAGGAATAGAGCGCTCGGAGATGGCGAGTGAATTTCTTTCCTTAGTTAACCTTAAGGCGTTTGAGAACGCGCTTCCCAAACAATTGTCGGGCGGTATGAAACAAAGGGTCGCGCTCGCCCGGGCATATGCGGCCCAACCGGATGTTCTCTTGATGGATGAGCCCTTTGGGGCGTTGGATGCAGATACAAAGTCACAGTTGCAAGAAGACTTGCTTTCCAGTTGGCGCCAGTTGCGGACCACCGTCATCTTTATAACACACGATGTCGAAGAGGCGGTGTTTCTTGCGCAACGTGTGATCGTCATGGCAGCGAATCCTGGCAGAGTCACGGCTGAAGTGAAGGTTGATCTGCCTATTCTTCGAGATCACTCTGTGAGATTCAGTTCTGAGTTGCTTCATTACAAAAATGATATTTGGAATCGCCTGCATTCGCAGCGTGTGGAGGATGGCTTGATATAG